From Solanum lycopersicum chromosome 4, SLM_r2.1:
gatagtatatggagcggagtgtcacgtaccgacacgagagaaataaagataatgaatcttgaaagatgctaatatactcaatttaatgaacctaattcccaaatgagtatgatggggaggcgtgagtcctcattgatgtgcttggtgttgtgaccaagggttatggtaattgtaaatgccgcatgttgagtattgtagttgatttatgatattatctgatatatactttttctattttgagttggccgatgatatctactcagtacttgtgtttgtactgacccctagttgtatgtttctttctttgttatttgtggagtacagcaaacgtaccgtcgtcttcaactcaaccgcaactctagccagtcttcatttcaccggatttcagggtgagctaacgcttctagcttggactggatcttgttcttcatgtcttgatgccttgaagttccggcatagactaactttttatttattctagctttctagatactcttagctttagtaatttgaggatagatgttcttgtgatgatgacttccagattttggggataataataagtgtttgagttttagaagttattaatctatttttattaatgagttttaagtcttccgcattgtattttgttcattatgtttgaaatgatggggttcagattggttggtttgctcacatagtaggataagtgtgggtgccactcacggctcgatttgggtcgtgacactctGATTaccttttaattttgttatttaaagtTGATATGCTTCTCGTTATGAAATTGACTCATATATACTTTTACTGTTatacaaatgactcacatatacccctatCGTTACAAAAGGAACTCACATATACTCTTTATCAAACGAAAGTGAAAAAATTagctttaaatttatattttttactctaatttaaaaaaaaataatcatgtaaGGGTATATATGACTCTTCCAGCAAAAtgtatatttcaaaattttccatacataaattgatttttgacttctttgattatcattaattaattttctttttcttgttcttattttcttctctcATTCTTTAAtcgttgaaagaaaaaataataaatttaaattagtcgttaaaagaaaaaataataaaatatttgtgagAAGGATCAAATATATCCCAtaagaattttatatatatatatatatatatatatatatatatatatatatatatataaaacaattaaaaaattaaatcaattttttttaactctagCTAGAAAAAAAGGATATTTGTGAGTTATTTATACAAAgccataatatatattttttttgacaaaaataactaaacttATGGAGTTACGCCTTAAAAAGTTGCATCAAACtcttataatatatcaaaaatagcATACACTATAAAATCTCTACTTtcaaatgtgagtttttttttctttctaaatattaaatttaataattaaagttTAATAAATATCTGATGAcgtataataattatttttgacaaatttaaaaaatcaagacTAGTCAAACAATAGTTATGAGATTATTCCatttaaattctaattttctataatatgtcttatcatgttcataaaaCTTTTTATACAGCTAAATGAAATCTATATAAAGGGTacgatttttaattattttatcatcaatctataaatattttttcagcataTCTAAAAAATGGGCTTGAAAGGTAAGTTGAGTGCTtctatagaaataaattgtggAGGACACTTAATGTATGATTATTTATACACCAAACCTCATCTTATACCCAACATAACACCTAGCAAGATACTGAGTTTTGAGTTTATCGAAGGCGAAATCATAAAGGTTGGTTCAGTTATTAGGTGGAAATATAACGATGGTAATATCCACTTTATCTCTCTCTTTATATggatcgatttttttttttgtgtttgagaaagtcaattttcaattatgtttttCATAAAAGGTTATTTTGAACATTGAGGAAAATCATTTCTATATAAGTACcttaatattattatactcAAACATAAAAATGTGCAACATCACTAAAattgtaatgaataataaagTTATGTTTGCTCAAGTGAAATGGGtttaattttctcatatttggtaGGTTTAAAATGgtttggaaaataaaaattgtttttcaaatcaatttatttttcttagattgaaagaaaatgactttatttcaaaaattaagaaaatattttcaactctcCTCCAACCTCAAATTATAAACTTCTTTTCTTATCCTACTCCGTACCCGCACCCTCCCCATTAAAcaattaaactaattttttttttaaaaataatttattttgtcccTACCCTAACGCTCCATCCCCAAACTAGCCCCTCccccaattaaaaaaaaacttaaatttttttaaaaaaatagtttgaattttaaattttactccacttatttcaaaaagaatgtccatatttcctttttagtctgttaaaaaaaagattcctttccttttttggccACACGTTAACTATAACACTCCACGAGACATGTTtgaaaccacaagattaaatgtcactttggtacatttgacataaattttatttagaacaaaaaaaattaaaaaatcttctttcttttctttaaactccgttccaagtcaaactaggtcatccttTTTAAAACGGAGGAAGTACCACCCCTACCAACCCtaacaagaaaaattaaaaattttctttttaaaaaatatatataaatttatattttcccccctccccaaaaaaaatttaaacttttgttcttgaaaattgttttcaaattttaatttttaccttACCCTACCACTACCCCCGaacgaaaaataatataatagtttattttaaaaaaaaatattttcaaattttcagaattttattattttacccaACCTACCCTGACTGGCCTACTAGCCATCCTccacaccaattttttttttttttaaagttgcaTCTCACTCTTAAAAAGTTAAACTCTAAATATATATCGAAAATAACATACACTATAAAAGTTGTACTTCCAAATATGAGTTTTTgttaaatgtattttattttattaaatttaataattaaagttTTATAAATACCTGATAacgtaaataattatttttgccaaattttaaaaaaccaaGACTacattttccttcgtaccaaacacacccttaaatTCTCAAGTAGTGTCTTTATTTGCTCTAGCGAAGAATATTTCGACATACATTATTAATctttgataatatatttttttttaccataaaCGTTGTTTTCTGAAATAtgattcaaatataatatatactttctataaaatatttttactcaCCAATTAATTATATCTTAAGACATTGTACAAATATTTATAGATTTCATTGGAGAAAacgaaaattaaagaaaaacctAAAGAAATGAGCTAAAAGTATCTAATTGtgaatgtttatatatatattttatttatgagattTTAAAAGATGGAGTAGTAGCCTATTAactagctcttatgtttttttacttcattaatcatatagatGGAAAAGATAAGATTGTAGAGGAAGTGTTTGAAGCCATTGATCCTGAAAGTAAATCAATCACTTCGAAAATAATTGGCGGAGATATGTTAGAGCTGTATGATTCCTTCACTTTTATTTCGTCAAGTGATCAGCAATGGGCTACATGGACATTTCTGTACAAAAAGAAAACTGAAGAAACTCCGGAACCTCTTGCTCTATTGGGTTTTCTCATTGGTGTGACAAAAGATATAGAGAATCACCTTCTCAAgtaataattatgaaaaacaaaatgTGTGTAtttacacacatacatatatcatataataatatatatgtgtgtttgTGTTATATTAGCTAGCTAGTTTTAACTAGTTAGCTAGTGTGtgaaattagttaaattatgtTTGAAGAGTGTATTACATATATGTACTCCCTCTCCTTCTAGGAATTGTATTTCCAATGTTTAATATATGTAAGATATATTATGAATAATTGTAAGTTTGAAATTTACCTTTTTAAGTACTCTATTAACAAAAACAATGTTATATTTAAAAGCATGTTATTCTCATTGTTTTTCTGccaattatattttgttaggTTTCTTTAGTTATAAGATGGGGAATAAGATATTTGAAACTTTATTTCTTGGATATGACTTGTGCATCGATCTATACTTCCACATATATATTACATGTTGAACTTGCATTTCAGTACTCTAATTTATTATAGTTTAATCTAAAACTCTCAAGGAGCGTTTGTGTTTGAATACAAGTTAATTTATGATGAGATTAGTTAtgctaaattaattatgttgagATACGTTAGGATGAAATAAGCTATGCAGAGATtaattatgattgaaataagttatgttgaaattatttcttattgaaCGTTTGATTTGTTGTATTCAGATTAATATGCATTGCATAAATTTTAAGAGTAAGTTATTCTTACAAATAACACAGTTCACTTTAcactgatttttttaaatagatttttttgcaaattttagttaatcattttaaaaaaaataaaactctcATCCTAATTAGATTCAACATTTCTGTGTGTGCATCCTGTATGCATTTAAAagtaaaacttttattttatttaccttaaaaataaaactttcatcTTAAATTTGCTAAGTAAAATaagatttattatatatataaaatttaaagacaatattataattattcaaatatacCTTCAATCCaaatattttaatcttaataaaaataaataaagtcatAGTAGCCGACACAATAGACACACGTGATTGATTCTGAGTCAAGATTATTTTGGTGATCgtaaaatgaatatataatttgttaattaaataGAAAGAATTAAGTAATAACTATCTATATCTATATGTATTTGATTCGTTTATAGAAACACAAAACTCCTTgaaatgtttaaattaaattttttgtgcttgattattgatttgattttgttgtttttcttgaCTGGATTTTAgtaatatcaaatattttgattttttaaatttaaaatcaaattaaagtaaaattaggtGTACATGGTTGATGTGATGTTGGATGCTTGTGCAAATTCTGATAAGAGGATAATtaactttatttgttttgtaCTTGGATGTTTTAATTCGAATGGTTCAGACTTTAATTCATTAAGTGTTGTCGTcctaatttcattattatttaagcACTCATTTGATGTTAAAAGATTggaaaaagggtctgatatactccttaattttgtcatttgaagatgatatatttctcgttataaaagtgactcatatatgctTTTATCGTTATACAAACGACTCACATATAcgcctgccgttacaaaatggctcacatataccctttatttaacggaagttaaaaagttagtttaaatttttatttattacttctatttttttttaaaaaaatacttaggGATATATaaattcttctatcaaagttcaaggtatattttttttcatacataaattattttttgacttctttttattataattatttgagtttcttattcttattttgttttttctttcattccttagtttaaagaaaaagaatttaaactattttttttgtatgtactgtaatttaatttcgtattcgaagaaaaattttggtcatctacaataagttttacaagaatattagtgaaacataaataaatttgattatcaaaataataattataaattagtcattgaaacaaaaaaaagtcaaaaaaaaattgtttgacgaggattaaatttaatcatatgggattataaaaaaaaataaaaatttagattaatttttttttttaattttcgttaaaggaaaagggtatatgtgagccatttgtttacaagtagggatatatatgagtcactttcataacaaggggtatatcatttctaaatgacaaagttaaggggtatatcagacccttttccctaaaaGATTTTATTAATTTCGATTTTGAGTAAAGTCTTAATATTATTAAAGGGTGCTTTTGTGTGGATAATTAATTTTCATCACCATACTCTATCCACAATATCTACCACAATATTATTAAAGGGATGTCAATCACTACCATATCTATCACCTCAATCATCATAGTTATATTCACTGCTATCATCACTATTATGCAATCACCATTGGTATCAATCAATACTATCATCTGCTACTATATTTACCTCCTCTatcatcataattatatttagtatCACCACGACAGTTATTATCATTGTCGCCTCGTCCATCTTATAACTAGCACGGAAAAAGGtatatattttcctttaattttgtctcgaaaaattaattacacacttaaaatatcaaaataacttAATATACACTTActctatttaaattatttaaaaataaaaataattaatgctaTGAAGTTGCCTGAGCTCTTTGCTTATGATTGTCGATATAGTTGGAGTTAATATTTCACAAGATtacttaatttcaaaaatttatttaataaaattaataaattttactttatgtCAATGAAATCACTTCACTTAAatctttatattaataaaaatactcaaataaattaattaaaaatatttcttacatGATAAACTCTAAAAATACGTGGTCATCCAGTTGGTTCTAGTCTTATTTCTGATGTTGATTTATAAACAGTTAATAGACTTCAAATTTGCACTTTGCTTCTAGTAtgatcatcaaaaaaaaaaataaaaaaaaatcgaacATACAATGAAAGTTGTGGATTTTGATAATTGTTTCGTTAAGATCGAGATAATTAGATATTATGCGAGAGCTAGTTAGAATCAATCTCGAAAGATTATaagtaagaagaaaaatgagaaatatatcaaaagaagaTAAACATTTAATGTGGTCCAGTCAAAAAACCTATATTCAAAAAACAGATGAGcaatttactatatatataaaatctactaGACAAAATAGCCTTATACAATTCACTCAACGAAAACTTTTGTTTTTTCGAAGAATATTTAGAATTTCTATCCAATTTTAGGACATCAGAATAGAATTTTATAAATGCAACATGCAATTTTGACATAATAAATATGCCTAACACTTGTTTTGTCAAATTTTCAGccatataaaatttcaaatttcatcaGCTTGAAAAATATGCTTCGTGATAAGAAGGCTCCCCTAGAGAAGAACATATtcctaaatgaaagaaaaatagaaattaaaatcaATGCTCATGGAACTTTGAATTTCGACCGAGTCTTAGGGCGGggtatatcaaaaatattttgaagtttCATAGGTCATAAGTCCCTAATATAATAATGTATGCCCTAAGCGTTAATTttgattgttattattttaaaagtgtGTTTtgctataaattatattttgtattattggTGTAATTATAGTAAATGTCATTTTTGTGCATTATAAGTATTTCTTGGGTACACTTTTTCAATCTATGTATAAATACTGCTTGCATTTAGTTATACACTCTATTTAATATTAAGGtgtgtataatttatacatagaaatttatgatattgGTTATGCAACAAGTTTTAAAGCATGCATTAGCATGATTAAAGACACAAATGTCCTTTAAAACCTTTTACGTACTTTTCCACCATATTTCTTGGGACTAATTGCTAGGCACTTAGTTTTCTGTAGAACAAGCGGTCGATATGCAGCATCAATCAAGGTAAAAGGGTAGTCACGGCCTGTGCTATAATGCACAAAAGCTCTCCACCCcaccaaaaagtaaaaaaccCGTGGTGCCTGCTTGTGACACATAGGGCTTGCTTTTCGTGATTACTATGAAATAGATGGCGGACTCAATTCATCAAAAACTAGAAGGACGACATCTCTCTcagaaaaaaagggaaataaaagACGAGAGAATCCTGCCTTTATTTTGACTACCCTAGGCTAGAGGACTTGACAGACCACCTCAGAGGTCGGAAGAAGATTCTTGGAGACCACGACATCTCTcagaaaaaaatagaatgatTGAACACATATTTTGATATACCAAAACAAACTAACACCACATAAGAAATAATGTCAGCATAACCAATGCAAACATAACCAACACATTATATTCAGCACTATTCTTGTATATCCTATCAAACGATCTCAACTAAATTTTTCACACAATTAAAACCTATATAAAGACAACTTCCAAGCGTTTTCTCACCACATTTAGTTATatagaagaagaacaagaacatGGGTGTGAAAAGCAAATTGACTGCTTCGGTAGAGGTGAAATGCGGAGGACATTTGATTCATGATCTTTTCCACTCTAACACCCATCATGTACCCAACATTAGCCCTAGAGGTTAATCgttttgaaattcatcaaagTGGAATCATAAAAGTTGGTTCGATAGTAAGCTGGAAATATTACACCGGTAACACACCTTTCTTCACTCTCTTATTtacatattattaaatatttggtgataaaaaatgaacattaattaattttttggagaAAATTAGGAAAACCAAAGTAGACATGATGAAGGTACAATTATTTTCCTaatgctttatttttttttattaatgatgaatTGGATAGGTAAATTAAGAGCTAACAtctcttctattttcttattcgaATGATTATAGATGGAAAAATGAATATTGTTAAGGAAGTTATTGAAGCGGTCGATCATAAAAAGAAGTCAATTAAGTGGAAAGTAATTGAAGGAGATCTGTTAGAGTTGTACGACTCGTTTACTATTATTTCATCTTTTGAACCTCAGTGGACTACATGGACGTTAGCTTATGAGAAGAAAAACGTAGCCACCCCAGACCCTCTTGCTTTCTTGGGTTATTTAGTTGAATTGACTAAAGATATCGAAGGTCActttctcaaaatataaaaaaaaattggtgtcCAATTACTCTATATATAC
This genomic window contains:
- the LOC101268378 gene encoding kirola-like, yielding MGLKGKLSASIEINCGGHLMYDYLYTKPHLIPNITPSKILSFEFIEGEIIKVGSVIRWKYNDDGKDKIVEEVFEAIDPESKSITSKIIGGDMLELYDSFTFISSSDQQWATWTFLYKKKTEETPEPLALLGFLIGVTKDIENHLLK